A region of Chloroflexota bacterium DNA encodes the following proteins:
- a CDS encoding ABC transporter substrate-binding protein — protein sequence MFNIFSDMKTFPVGGDMAKRSMVSFFLLATVSLVLVACNQQFECPDKFECVSYGPNEPIRIASALVIYGPDADLGIDAQRGIEIAIDFQDTLLGHKIELQTEDEGCSAEGGQAAGQKIVADSTIIAVIGTTCSDAGVPMAELISEAGYVMVSPSNTAPALTDPLLNWHLGYLRTAHND from the coding sequence ATGTTTAATATATTTTCAGACATGAAAACCTTTCCTGTAGGAGGGGATATGGCGAAACGCAGTATGGTTTCATTTTTTTTACTGGCAACTGTAAGTTTGGTATTGGTTGCGTGCAACCAGCAATTTGAATGTCCAGATAAATTTGAATGCGTGAGTTATGGCCCCAATGAACCGATCCGCATTGCATCTGCGCTTGTAATCTATGGTCCCGATGCGGACCTTGGCATTGATGCTCAACGCGGTATTGAAATCGCAATTGACTTTCAAGATACTCTTCTAGGACACAAAATCGAGTTACAAACTGAGGATGAAGGCTGCTCCGCTGAAGGGGGTCAGGCTGCCGGACAAAAAATCGTCGCTGATTCCACCATCATCGCTGTAATTGGCACTACTTGTTCAGACGCCGGCGTCCCTATGGCGGAATTGATCTCGGAAGCAGGTTATGTGATGGTTTCCCCCTCTAATACTGCTCCCGCGCTAACCGATCCCCTGCTGAACTGGCATTTAGGATACTTACGCACTGCACACAATGAT
- the ppk1 gene encoding polyphosphate kinase 1, producing the protein MMEAEKKNFNLGHPTYYLNREISMLAFQERVFGEARDKRHPLLDRTKYLAFVGSNLDEFFMVRVGGLKMQYEAGVLQLAIDGRTPAQQLVDIRKHAYRLMTNVRTYLSEELMPELKAAGIFILDYEELNPKQQGKADDFFHENVFPVLTPLAFDPGHPFPHISNLSLNLAVLIQDADGQRRFARVKVPSTLPRLVPIKRSSGGVRRDGTVPHDHYFVWLDQLIAHNLAHLFPGMEILEAHPFRVTRNADMVIQELEAGDLLEAMEESVRKRRFGVVVELAINQDMPSYILNILVENLRIDPNDVYKLNGPLGLSSLMELSNIDRFDLKAKPFIYRIPPQLKLEGTDRNIFAAIRDGDILLHHPYDSFDPIISFLQAAARDPNVLAIKQTLYRVGRNSPIVKALLKARRDYGKQVAVLVELKARFDEESNIEWAKMLEREGVHVAYGLLGLKTHSKITLVVRKEGEHIRRYVHLGTGNYNHVTARLYEDVGLFTCDTDIGADATDLFNYLTGYSSQTAFRKLLIAPINLRDQLNQLILQEIEFARQGKDAHLIFKINALVDKPIIKSLYRASQAGVKIDLVCRSMCSLQPDIEGISENIHVYSLLGRYLEHSRIFYFHNDGNPKIYMGSADLMPRNLNNRVEVIFPVEDPQIVAYIRGTMLETYLRDNTKLYCMNTDGSFEQRQPDEGEAPFSAQDHFIELAQQPIDL; encoded by the coding sequence ATGATGGAAGCGGAAAAGAAGAATTTTAATCTCGGCCACCCAACCTACTATCTCAACCGCGAGATCAGCATGTTGGCATTTCAGGAACGCGTTTTTGGCGAAGCGCGCGATAAGAGACATCCACTGCTGGATCGAACTAAATATCTGGCTTTTGTTGGCTCAAATCTAGATGAGTTTTTCATGGTACGCGTTGGGGGATTAAAAATGCAATATGAAGCCGGCGTGTTACAACTCGCGATCGACGGGAGAACCCCCGCGCAACAACTGGTTGACATACGTAAACATGCTTACAGATTAATGACCAACGTGCGCACGTATTTGTCGGAAGAATTAATGCCCGAACTCAAGGCCGCGGGGATTTTCATTTTAGATTATGAAGAACTCAACCCCAAACAGCAAGGAAAGGCTGATGATTTTTTTCATGAAAACGTATTTCCAGTACTCACGCCCCTGGCATTTGACCCAGGTCACCCATTCCCACATATTTCCAACTTAAGTTTGAATTTAGCCGTCCTTATCCAGGATGCTGATGGACAGCGGCGTTTTGCCAGAGTAAAAGTACCTTCCACGCTGCCGAGATTGGTGCCCATCAAACGCTCTTCCGGGGGCGTCCGGCGGGATGGAACCGTTCCGCACGATCATTATTTTGTCTGGCTGGATCAGTTGATTGCCCATAATCTGGCGCATCTCTTCCCCGGCATGGAAATTCTTGAAGCGCACCCATTCCGGGTAACACGCAATGCAGATATGGTCATTCAAGAGCTTGAAGCTGGCGATCTGTTGGAGGCCATGGAAGAAAGCGTACGCAAACGCCGCTTTGGGGTGGTTGTCGAATTAGCCATAAACCAGGATATGCCTAGTTATATTCTGAATATTCTTGTCGAGAATTTGCGCATTGATCCCAATGATGTGTATAAATTGAATGGACCATTGGGACTAAGTAGTCTGATGGAATTAAGCAATATTGACCGCTTTGATCTCAAAGCCAAACCCTTTATCTATCGCATTCCTCCCCAACTAAAACTAGAGGGCACCGACCGCAATATTTTTGCGGCTATTCGCGATGGCGACATTCTTTTACATCACCCCTACGATTCGTTTGACCCAATCATCAGTTTCTTACAAGCCGCAGCCAGAGACCCGAATGTACTGGCGATCAAACAAACTCTTTACCGCGTCGGACGTAATTCACCAATTGTAAAGGCGCTGCTCAAAGCCCGTCGGGATTACGGAAAACAGGTGGCCGTGCTGGTTGAACTCAAAGCGCGCTTCGATGAAGAGAGTAATATTGAATGGGCAAAAATGCTGGAGCGTGAAGGCGTGCATGTCGCTTATGGTCTATTAGGCTTAAAGACACACTCCAAAATCACCCTGGTCGTGCGCAAAGAAGGTGAACACATCCGGCGCTATGTGCATCTTGGCACTGGAAATTACAACCATGTCACAGCAAGGCTTTATGAAGATGTTGGCCTATTCACCTGCGATACAGATATTGGCGCCGATGCAACTGATTTATTCAATTACCTGACCGGGTATTCTTCGCAAACTGCCTTCCGCAAATTGCTGATCGCTCCTATCAACCTGCGAGATCAACTCAATCAACTTATTCTCCAAGAAATTGAATTTGCCCGGCAAGGTAAAGATGCCCATTTAATTTTCAAAATCAACGCCCTGGTAGATAAGCCGATCATTAAATCTCTCTATCGAGCCTCGCAAGCTGGCGTGAAGATTGATTTGGTTTGCCGCAGTATGTGCAGTCTTCAGCCTGACATTGAGGGCATCAGTGAAAATATTCATGTATACAGTTTGCTAGGTCGTTATCTGGAACACAGCCGTATTTTTTACTTCCATAATGATGGGAATCCCAAAATCTATATGGGCAGCGCCGACCTGATGCCGCGCAACCTTAATAACCGCGTCGAAGTGATTTTCCCGGTTGAAGATCCGCAAATTGTGGCGTATATCCGCGGAACAATGCTGGAAACTTATTTGCGCGATAATACAAAACTATATTGTATGAATACGGATGGAAGTTTTGAACAACGTCAACCCGATGAAGGCGAAGCCCCCTTTTCGGCACAAGATCACTTCATTGAACTCGCACAGCAGCCGATTGACTTATAA
- the ppk2 gene encoding polyphosphate kinase 2: MADKAEIAPNFKQKISKKNYYDELAKLQVELVKLQEWIKQSGLRVVVLFEGRDAAGKGGVIKRITQRLSPRIARVVALGTPTEREKTQWWFQRYVAHLPAAGEMVLFDRSWYNKALVEPVMGFCTEYEYQDFLRSCPQFERMLVRSGIILIKYWFSVSDEEQERRFRARNTDPVKRWKLSPMDLESRRRWLEYSIAKDRMFAATDIKQAPWYVVNADIKRHARLNCIHHLLSLIPYEDFTPDPIELPPLPEVSGYVRPPITDQTFVPEVYP, from the coding sequence ATGGCTGATAAAGCGGAAATAGCCCCGAATTTCAAGCAGAAAATATCGAAGAAAAATTACTATGATGAATTGGCGAAATTACAAGTAGAGTTGGTCAAACTCCAAGAGTGGATCAAGCAGAGTGGCCTCCGCGTGGTGGTTCTATTTGAAGGGCGTGATGCCGCCGGAAAAGGTGGTGTGATCAAAAGAATTACACAACGTTTAAGCCCTCGAATTGCGCGTGTCGTTGCACTGGGAACCCCAACCGAACGTGAAAAAACTCAGTGGTGGTTTCAACGCTATGTGGCTCACTTACCCGCGGCTGGCGAAATGGTGCTTTTTGATCGAAGTTGGTATAACAAAGCGCTTGTGGAACCGGTAATGGGATTTTGCACCGAATACGAGTATCAAGATTTTCTACGCTCTTGCCCCCAATTTGAGCGTATGTTAGTTCGTTCAGGAATTATTCTGATAAAGTATTGGTTCTCGGTTAGTGATGAAGAGCAAGAGCGGCGGTTCCGCGCCCGGAATACCGATCCTGTCAAGCGGTGGAAACTTAGCCCTATGGATCTCGAATCGCGTCGGCGCTGGTTGGAATATTCAATTGCCAAAGATCGCATGTTTGCGGCTACAGATATCAAACAGGCTCCCTGGTATGTCGTCAATGCCGATATTAAACGTCACGCTCGATTGAACTGCATTCACCATTTGCTAAGTTTGATCCCCTACGAAGATTTTACGCCTGATCCGATTGAACTGCCTCCGTTACCCGAAGTCAGCGGGTATGTACGGCCCCCGATTACTGACCAAACTTTTGTGCCGGAAGTATATCCCTGA
- a CDS encoding histidine phosphatase family protein produces MKSLFLMRHAKSSWKYADLTDHQRPLNKRGKRDALRVGQFLNDEGLVPEVILCSTAHRARQTVDSLLESCFFDGEIIYHDNLYLADVQVYSEHLQSLGDEINSAMIVGHNPEISQFLAEICQAYEHFTTAAIAQVCFEVSSWKQLTLDLTGELINFWIPRVLP; encoded by the coding sequence ATGAAATCTCTGTTTCTTATGCGCCATGCAAAATCAAGCTGGAAATATGCGGACCTGACGGATCATCAGCGCCCGCTGAACAAGCGTGGCAAGCGGGATGCCCTCCGTGTGGGGCAATTCCTCAATGATGAAGGGCTTGTCCCCGAGGTTATTCTCTGTTCTACGGCGCATCGGGCAAGACAGACTGTGGACTCACTATTGGAAAGTTGCTTTTTTGATGGCGAAATCATATATCATGATAATCTCTACCTGGCTGATGTTCAGGTATATTCTGAACATCTCCAATCGCTAGGCGATGAAATCAACTCAGCGATGATCGTGGGGCATAATCCCGAGATCAGCCAATTTCTTGCGGAGATTTGCCAGGCTTACGAACACTTCACCACCGCTGCAATTGCCCAGGTATGCTTTGAGGTTTCATCGTGGAAACAACTCACTCTCGATTTAACTGGCGAATTGATAAACTTTTGGATTCCACGCGTATTGCCATAA
- the gyrB gene encoding DNA topoisomerase (ATP-hydrolyzing) subunit B: MADKNNLSYEAKDIQVLEGLEAVRRRPGMYVGGTDIRALHHLVYEVVDNSIDEALAGYCDSIDIIIHNDNSVTVSDNGRGIPVDIHPQRGVSALEIVMTVLHAGGKFGEGGYKVSGGLHGVGLSAVNALSEWFEVEVKRDGKVYAQRFERGKPVTELKVIGKAPKDETGTKQTFRYDETIFTGDDLEYRFATLLQRFREMAFVTKGVNIYLLDEREDREMTFYFEGGITSFVRYLNRNRKTLHPVVHVEKEVDNITIDVAFQYTDAYAESVYAFANTINTIDGGTHLTGLRSALTRSINDYAKKQKLLKDEEPNFKGEDTREGLTAIVSIKHPDPQFESQTKVKLMNPEVQTITQQVVNDAFGLFLEQDSRAGKSIIEKCLTSARARQAARKARDLVIRKSALESLTLPGKLADCSERNPEKTELYIVEGDSAGGSAKQGRDRHFQAILPLRGKILNTERARLNKILSNNEVKALISALGTGIGEGFDLTGLRYGRIIIMTDADVDGAHIRTLLLTFFFRYMQPLMEAGHLYIAQPPLYRINYGKKSQYAYSDAEKEVVLKEFGVSDDRATISRYKGLGEMNPQQLWETTMDPAERTLLQVSIEDAAEADRTFDMLMGAAVPPRRRFIITHAQEVRNLDI; the protein is encoded by the coding sequence GTGGCAGACAAAAATAACCTGTCTTACGAGGCAAAAGATATTCAAGTACTCGAAGGGTTGGAGGCTGTACGCCGCCGCCCAGGTATGTATGTTGGCGGTACAGATATTCGAGCGTTACATCATCTGGTATATGAAGTTGTAGACAATTCTATTGATGAAGCCCTCGCGGGGTATTGTGATTCGATTGACATTATCATACATAATGATAATAGTGTTACAGTTTCAGATAACGGGCGCGGCATCCCGGTGGATATTCACCCACAACGCGGTGTTTCCGCTTTGGAAATCGTGATGACCGTGCTTCATGCAGGCGGAAAATTTGGTGAAGGCGGTTATAAAGTTTCGGGTGGTCTCCATGGTGTTGGGCTTTCTGCGGTCAATGCGCTTTCAGAATGGTTTGAAGTTGAAGTTAAGCGCGATGGAAAGGTTTATGCTCAACGCTTTGAACGCGGCAAACCTGTGACTGAGCTAAAGGTCATTGGCAAAGCGCCTAAAGATGAAACTGGTACCAAACAAACCTTTAGATACGATGAGACTATTTTCACAGGCGATGATTTAGAGTATCGCTTTGCTACGCTTCTGCAGCGTTTTCGAGAGATGGCCTTTGTGACGAAAGGCGTTAATATTTATTTGTTGGATGAACGCGAAGATCGTGAAATGACCTTCTATTTTGAGGGCGGTATTACGTCCTTCGTGCGCTATCTTAATCGCAATCGAAAAACCCTGCACCCTGTGGTACACGTCGAGAAAGAAGTTGATAATATAACCATTGACGTAGCGTTTCAATATACCGATGCATATGCCGAATCGGTGTATGCATTTGCGAATACGATCAACACCATTGATGGGGGTACGCATCTCACCGGGTTGCGTTCGGCCCTGACGCGCTCAATTAATGATTACGCCAAGAAGCAAAAATTGCTCAAAGATGAAGAACCGAACTTCAAGGGGGAGGATACCCGTGAAGGTTTGACCGCCATCGTGAGCATCAAGCACCCTGACCCCCAGTTTGAGAGCCAAACCAAAGTTAAGCTAATGAATCCCGAAGTGCAGACAATCACACAGCAGGTTGTCAATGATGCATTTGGTCTCTTCCTTGAGCAAGATTCCCGCGCTGGAAAGAGTATTATTGAAAAATGCCTGACATCGGCGCGTGCGCGTCAAGCGGCGCGTAAAGCGCGTGATTTGGTGATTCGGAAATCGGCATTGGAAAGCCTGACACTGCCCGGGAAGCTGGCGGATTGCTCTGAGCGTAATCCGGAAAAAACGGAGCTGTATATCGTCGAGGGCGACTCGGCAGGCGGCTCCGCAAAACAGGGGCGTGATCGCCATTTTCAAGCCATCTTGCCGCTGCGCGGCAAGATTCTTAATACCGAGCGAGCCCGCCTGAATAAAATTCTCAGCAATAATGAAGTCAAAGCACTGATTTCAGCGTTGGGCACTGGCATTGGTGAAGGCTTTGATCTGACCGGGTTGCGCTATGGGCGCATCATCATTATGACGGATGCTGATGTGGATGGGGCGCATATTCGCACCTTGCTGCTGACCTTCTTCTTCCGCTACATGCAGCCGCTAATGGAAGCGGGGCATTTATATATTGCCCAACCACCGCTGTACCGCATCAACTATGGCAAAAAGTCACAATATGCGTATTCGGATGCGGAAAAAGAAGTTGTTTTGAAAGAATTTGGCGTCTCAGATGATCGGGCCACGATTTCGCGCTATAAAGGGCTTGGTGAAATGAATCCACAACAGCTTTGGGAAACTACAATGGATCCAGCGGAGCGCACGCTCTTGCAGGTTTCGATTGAAGATGCTGCTGAAGCAGATCGTACCTTTGATATGTTGATGGGAGCAGCGGTTCCACCCAGGCGGCGATTTATCATCACCCATGCTCAGGAAGTACGCAATCTGGATATTTGA
- a CDS encoding serine/threonine-protein kinase, producing the protein MTLDRGAKLHNRYRILEILGQGGMGSIYRAIDENLGMEVAVKENLFTTDEYARQFRREATILAGLRHPNLPRVSDHFVIEEQGQYLVMDYIEGEDLRERMDHIGVIPEEEAMLVGVAICDALTYMHTQNPPILHRDLKPGNVKVAPDGKIYLVDFGLAKVAFTGQRTTTGARAMTPGYSPPEQYGGARTDHRSDIYSLAATLYASTAGVVPEDSLARTMEQTDLTPLRDRNPEISRRFSKVIEKALAVHPDDRYQTADEFKQALLGASSSTKRKVIEQGVLKPLSDEQISAAKNESSINQSSKKLFGARTSTPIPTSTPLEDDDFRPMPRPRANRRRGCLFAFVLLFISLVVAGGSLYFLRPDIAQNYLGALPVAVFPTSTATSSPPTSTALPTFTPTDVSSATIPPTETIVTIDTSTPQPVLPSSTHTPAPTSTPTFTPTFTLTHTATQTPTSTITPITILSPTATPQGGGYGQVAFASDRSGSLQIWVINIDGTGLRQLTDVQWGACQPNWSPDGVRLIFISPCEENQESYGTASLFLINADGSGLEPLPTTGGGDYDPAWSPDGQSIVFTSMRENFRPQLYLMDLNTREVLKLSEDERDQQAIWSSDGSKIIFTTTRHGPYQIWTMNPDGSEPQRFSASRDLWNTFPVLSPDGHVLIFTQKEQGGIPQLVGARFPDGGTAEFRVYPAHGAIPMREASISPDGFWLALESWESGGDHSVYVMRSTGSEFSRLTFDASWDFDPDWRPIDH; encoded by the coding sequence ATGACCCTGGATCGCGGTGCAAAACTACATAATCGATACCGAATATTAGAAATCCTTGGCCAGGGCGGCATGGGTTCGATTTATCGAGCGATCGATGAGAACCTGGGGATGGAAGTCGCGGTGAAAGAGAATCTTTTCACTACCGACGAATATGCCCGGCAGTTTCGCCGCGAAGCAACCATCCTGGCGGGGCTACGGCATCCTAATCTACCGCGTGTTTCCGATCATTTTGTTATTGAAGAGCAGGGGCAATACTTGGTAATGGATTATATTGAGGGGGAAGATTTGCGCGAGCGCATGGATCATATTGGTGTGATCCCCGAAGAAGAAGCTATGCTGGTGGGTGTGGCAATTTGTGATGCGCTTACGTATATGCATACACAAAACCCTCCCATTTTGCACCGGGATCTTAAGCCGGGCAATGTAAAAGTTGCCCCTGACGGAAAGATTTATTTGGTAGATTTTGGTCTTGCAAAAGTAGCCTTCACCGGACAGCGCACGACCACGGGGGCACGCGCAATGACTCCGGGATATTCACCACCCGAACAGTATGGCGGCGCGCGCACGGATCATCGTTCAGATATTTACTCATTGGCAGCCACATTGTACGCATCTACAGCGGGGGTTGTGCCCGAAGATAGTCTGGCGCGGACAATGGAGCAGACGGATTTAACCCCATTGCGAGATCGCAACCCGGAAATCTCGCGGCGTTTCTCAAAAGTTATCGAAAAAGCCCTGGCTGTCCATCCCGATGATCGCTATCAAACCGCTGACGAATTCAAGCAGGCTTTACTCGGCGCCAGTTCGTCAACGAAGCGTAAAGTGATTGAACAGGGGGTTCTAAAACCATTAAGCGATGAGCAAATTAGTGCCGCAAAAAACGAGAGTAGCATAAATCAGAGCAGTAAAAAACTCTTTGGCGCGCGTACTTCTACACCAATTCCCACCAGCACACCATTGGAAGATGATGATTTTCGTCCGATGCCGCGCCCGCGTGCGAATCGTCGTCGCGGCTGCCTTTTTGCATTTGTACTACTATTTATTTCATTGGTCGTTGCTGGCGGATCACTATATTTTCTTCGCCCAGATATTGCACAAAATTACCTGGGCGCCTTGCCGGTCGCTGTGTTTCCTACATCAACAGCCACTTCATCACCACCCACTTCGACCGCGCTACCGACTTTCACGCCCACAGATGTCTCATCGGCTACTATCCCGCCTACTGAAACGATTGTAACCATAGATACATCCACGCCGCAACCCGTGTTGCCCTCTTCAACGCACACACCAGCACCGACCTCGACGCCTACCTTCACACCAACGTTTACCCTTACGCACACGGCTACTCAAACGCCAACGTCTACAATTACGCCGATAACAATTCTTTCACCCACAGCCACACCTCAGGGCGGTGGTTATGGTCAGGTTGCTTTTGCTTCAGATCGTAGCGGTAGTCTACAAATCTGGGTGATTAATATTGATGGAACAGGTTTGCGTCAATTGACTGATGTTCAATGGGGTGCTTGCCAGCCCAATTGGTCGCCTGATGGGGTCAGACTGATTTTTATTTCTCCGTGTGAAGAAAATCAAGAATCTTATGGTACGGCCAGTTTGTTTTTAATCAACGCAGATGGCAGTGGTCTGGAACCCTTGCCCACAACCGGTGGAGGGGATTACGACCCTGCTTGGTCACCCGATGGGCAGTCTATTGTGTTCACTTCTATGCGAGAAAACTTCCGTCCGCAACTCTATTTGATGGATTTGAATACTAGAGAAGTGCTGAAGCTCTCGGAGGATGAACGAGATCAACAGGCTATATGGTCTTCCGATGGCTCTAAAATTATCTTTACAACCACGCGCCATGGGCCATATCAAATCTGGACGATGAACCCTGATGGTAGTGAACCGCAGCGCTTCTCGGCCAGCCGTGATCTTTGGAATACATTTCCGGTTTTATCACCGGATGGGCATGTACTGATCTTTACCCAAAAAGAACAGGGCGGTATTCCTCAATTGGTAGGCGCCCGTTTTCCGGATGGTGGCACGGCTGAGTTTCGAGTTTATCCTGCGCATGGGGCGATCCCCATGCGCGAAGCCAGCATCTCCCCGGATGGTTTTTGGTTAGCCCTCGAGAGTTGGGAAAGTGGCGGTGATCACAGTGTTTATGTGATGCGTTCAACCGGCAGTGAGTTTTCACGGCTTACATTTGATGCCTCCTGGGATTTTGATCCGGATTGGCGTCCGATTGATCATTAG